Proteins co-encoded in one Conger conger chromosome 4, fConCon1.1, whole genome shotgun sequence genomic window:
- the tmem259 gene encoding membralin isoform X2, translated as MSENQPNVNNNPLNNNAGTNRIRNPNINQNPLINVRDRLFHALFFKMAVTYARLFPPSFRRIFEFVVLLKALFVLFILAYIHIAFSRSPINCLEHVREKWPRDGILRVEIQRNSSRAPIFLQFYETEGFQGLVKEPEGGPGPLEEEEDEEEMTLDMFDNSSVQFELDIEPRLKPSLSSSGPGVGLNDSQDPLSFSQASAKVWPQEEYIVEYSLEYGFLRLSQNTRQRLNIPVMVVTLDPMKDQCFGDGFSRFLLDEFLGYDDILMSSVKALAENEENKGFLRNVVSGEHYRFVSMWMARTSYLAAFVIMVIFTLSVSMLLRYSHHQIFVFIVDLLQMLEMNMTIAFPAAPLLTVILALVGMEAIMSEFFNDTTTAFYIILIVWLADQYDAICCHTNTSKRHWLRFFYLYHFAFYAYHYRFNGQYSSLALVTSWLFIQHSMIYFFHHYELPAILQQIRIQEIFLQNQQAGQGNQTTLQDNLNNNTSSAAPAGRPLNGQARAPGDGQPQGPGAAQPHPNGLGAPGADGAEAGGELDWVAETAAIITEALSAPQLTGALLDAESLRQARAPDPGISVVAELRVGAVVPADGAGASHAEGGGPVPSGLVTVEIRARGCTPVPAEGAGPEAEAAPPAPVSPAPPPHTDSRGPAEGGACDTDRDTKTEEGEDSRTAHDPQPSPS; from the exons atgtcagaaaatcaGCCTAACGTGAACAACAACCCGCTCAATAACAATGCCGGGACGAACAGAATACGCAACCCCAATATCAACCAAAACCCACTCATCAATGTGCGGGACCGGCTTTTTCACGCACTATTCTTTAAGATGGCTGTAACATACGCCAGGTTGTTCCCACCGTCCTTTAGAAGAATCTTCGAGTTCGTTGTACTATTAAAG gCTCTGTTTGTGCTCTTCATCCTGGCCTACATCCACATCGCCTTCTCGCGCTCGCCCATAAACTGCCTGGAGCACGTGCGGGAGAAGTGGCCTCGCGACGGCATCCTGAGGGTGGAGATCCAGCGCAACTCCAGCCGCGCGCCCATCTTCCTGCAGTTCTACGAGACGGAGGGCTTCCAGGGCCTGGTGAAGGAGCCCGAGGGCGGGCCCGGCCccctggaggaggaagaggatgaggaggagatgACCCTGGATATGTTCGACAACAGCTCTGTGCAG TTTGAGCTGGACATCGAGCCCCGGCTGAAGCCGTCTCTGAGCAGCAGTGGCCCCGGGGTCGGCCTGAACGACTCCCAGGACCCGCTCTCCTTCAGTCAGGCGTCCGCTAAAG TATGGCCGCAGGAGGAGTACATAGTGGAGTATTCCCTCGAGTACGGCTTCCTACGCCTATCCCAGAACACCCGGCAGCGTCTCAACATCCCCGTCATGGTGGTCACCCTGG ACCCCATGAAGGATCAGTGCTTTGGCGACGGGTTCAGCCGCTTCCTGCTGGATGAGTTCCTGGGCTATGATGACATCCTCATGTCCAGCGTGAAGGCGCTGGCGGAGAACGAGGAGAACAAAG GCTTCCTGAGGAACGTGGTGTCGGGGGAGCACTACCGCTTCGTCAGCATGTGGATGGCCCGCACCTCCTACCTCGCCGCCTTCGTCATCATGGTCATCTTC ACCCTGTCCGTGTCCATGCTACTGCGCTACTCCCACCACCAGATCTTCGTCTTCATCG tggacCTGCTGCAGATGCTGGAGATGAACATGACCATCGCCTTCCCAGCAGCCCCTCTGCTCACCGTCATCCTGGCCCTCGTCG GCATGGAGGCCATCATGTCCGAGTTCTTCAACGACACCACCACGGCCTTCTACATCATCCTCATCGTGTGGCTGGCTGATCAGTACGACGCCATCTGCTGCCACACCAACACCAGCAAGAGGCACTGGCTCCG GTTCTTCTATCTGTACCACTTTGCGTTCTACGCCTACCACTACCGCTTCAACGGACAGTACAGCAGCCTGGCTCTGGTCACGTCCTGGCTCTTCATACAG caCTCCATGATCTACTTCTTCCACCACTACGAGCTGCCCGCCATCCTGCAGCAGATCCGCATCCAGGAGATCTTCCTGCAGAACCAGCAGGCCGGCCAGGGCAACCAGACCACGCTGCAGGACAACCTGAACAACAACACCAGCAGCGCGGCCCCGGCCGGCAGGCCCCTGAACGGGCAGGCCCGGGCCCCCGGCGACGGCCAGCCCCAGGGCCCCGGCGCGGCCCAGCCCCACCCCAACGGCCTGGGGGCCCCCGGCGCGGACGGGGCCGAGGCGGGCGGCGAGCTGGACTGGGTGGCGGAGACGGCGGCCATCATCACCGAGGCGCTGTCGGCCCCTCAGCTGACCGGGGCCCTGCTGGACGCTGAGAGCCTGCGGCAGGCCCGCGCCCCGGACCCCGGCATCAGCGTGGTGGCCGAGCTCCGCGTGGGCGCCGTGGTCCCCGCGGACGGCGCCGGGGCCTCCCACGCGGAGGGCGGGGGCCCCGTCCCGTCCGGCCTGGTCACCGTGGAGATCAGAGCCAGAGGCTGCACGCCGGTCCCggcggagggggcggggcccgaGGCGGAGGCcgcgccccccgcccccgtgagccccgcccctcccccgcaCACAGACTCCAGGGGGCCGGCGGAGGGGGGCGCCTGCGATACGGACAGGGACACTAagacagaggagggggaggactcCCGAACCGCCCACgacccccagcccagcccctccTGA
- the tmem259 gene encoding membralin isoform X1: MSENQPNVNNNPLNNNAGTNRIRNPNINQNPLINVRDRLFHALFFKMAVTYARLFPPSFRRIFEFVVLLKALFVLFILAYIHIAFSRSPINCLEHVREKWPRDGILRVEIQRNSSRAPIFLQFYETEGFQGLVKEPEGGPGPLEEEEDEEEMTLDMFDNSSVQFELDIEPRLKPSLSSSGPGVGLNDSQDPLSFSQASAKGMQPLRETVSEIEMLTRAVWPQEEYIVEYSLEYGFLRLSQNTRQRLNIPVMVVTLDPMKDQCFGDGFSRFLLDEFLGYDDILMSSVKALAENEENKGFLRNVVSGEHYRFVSMWMARTSYLAAFVIMVIFTLSVSMLLRYSHHQIFVFIVDLLQMLEMNMTIAFPAAPLLTVILALVGMEAIMSEFFNDTTTAFYIILIVWLADQYDAICCHTNTSKRHWLRFFYLYHFAFYAYHYRFNGQYSSLALVTSWLFIQHSMIYFFHHYELPAILQQIRIQEIFLQNQQAGQGNQTTLQDNLNNNTSSAAPAGRPLNGQARAPGDGQPQGPGAAQPHPNGLGAPGADGAEAGGELDWVAETAAIITEALSAPQLTGALLDAESLRQARAPDPGISVVAELRVGAVVPADGAGASHAEGGGPVPSGLVTVEIRARGCTPVPAEGAGPEAEAAPPAPVSPAPPPHTDSRGPAEGGACDTDRDTKTEEGEDSRTAHDPQPSPS; this comes from the exons atgtcagaaaatcaGCCTAACGTGAACAACAACCCGCTCAATAACAATGCCGGGACGAACAGAATACGCAACCCCAATATCAACCAAAACCCACTCATCAATGTGCGGGACCGGCTTTTTCACGCACTATTCTTTAAGATGGCTGTAACATACGCCAGGTTGTTCCCACCGTCCTTTAGAAGAATCTTCGAGTTCGTTGTACTATTAAAG gCTCTGTTTGTGCTCTTCATCCTGGCCTACATCCACATCGCCTTCTCGCGCTCGCCCATAAACTGCCTGGAGCACGTGCGGGAGAAGTGGCCTCGCGACGGCATCCTGAGGGTGGAGATCCAGCGCAACTCCAGCCGCGCGCCCATCTTCCTGCAGTTCTACGAGACGGAGGGCTTCCAGGGCCTGGTGAAGGAGCCCGAGGGCGGGCCCGGCCccctggaggaggaagaggatgaggaggagatgACCCTGGATATGTTCGACAACAGCTCTGTGCAG TTTGAGCTGGACATCGAGCCCCGGCTGAAGCCGTCTCTGAGCAGCAGTGGCCCCGGGGTCGGCCTGAACGACTCCCAGGACCCGCTCTCCTTCAGTCAGGCGTCCGCTAAAGGTATGCAGCCGCTGAGGGAGACTGTCTCCGAGATTGAGATGCTAACCCGAGCAG TATGGCCGCAGGAGGAGTACATAGTGGAGTATTCCCTCGAGTACGGCTTCCTACGCCTATCCCAGAACACCCGGCAGCGTCTCAACATCCCCGTCATGGTGGTCACCCTGG ACCCCATGAAGGATCAGTGCTTTGGCGACGGGTTCAGCCGCTTCCTGCTGGATGAGTTCCTGGGCTATGATGACATCCTCATGTCCAGCGTGAAGGCGCTGGCGGAGAACGAGGAGAACAAAG GCTTCCTGAGGAACGTGGTGTCGGGGGAGCACTACCGCTTCGTCAGCATGTGGATGGCCCGCACCTCCTACCTCGCCGCCTTCGTCATCATGGTCATCTTC ACCCTGTCCGTGTCCATGCTACTGCGCTACTCCCACCACCAGATCTTCGTCTTCATCG tggacCTGCTGCAGATGCTGGAGATGAACATGACCATCGCCTTCCCAGCAGCCCCTCTGCTCACCGTCATCCTGGCCCTCGTCG GCATGGAGGCCATCATGTCCGAGTTCTTCAACGACACCACCACGGCCTTCTACATCATCCTCATCGTGTGGCTGGCTGATCAGTACGACGCCATCTGCTGCCACACCAACACCAGCAAGAGGCACTGGCTCCG GTTCTTCTATCTGTACCACTTTGCGTTCTACGCCTACCACTACCGCTTCAACGGACAGTACAGCAGCCTGGCTCTGGTCACGTCCTGGCTCTTCATACAG caCTCCATGATCTACTTCTTCCACCACTACGAGCTGCCCGCCATCCTGCAGCAGATCCGCATCCAGGAGATCTTCCTGCAGAACCAGCAGGCCGGCCAGGGCAACCAGACCACGCTGCAGGACAACCTGAACAACAACACCAGCAGCGCGGCCCCGGCCGGCAGGCCCCTGAACGGGCAGGCCCGGGCCCCCGGCGACGGCCAGCCCCAGGGCCCCGGCGCGGCCCAGCCCCACCCCAACGGCCTGGGGGCCCCCGGCGCGGACGGGGCCGAGGCGGGCGGCGAGCTGGACTGGGTGGCGGAGACGGCGGCCATCATCACCGAGGCGCTGTCGGCCCCTCAGCTGACCGGGGCCCTGCTGGACGCTGAGAGCCTGCGGCAGGCCCGCGCCCCGGACCCCGGCATCAGCGTGGTGGCCGAGCTCCGCGTGGGCGCCGTGGTCCCCGCGGACGGCGCCGGGGCCTCCCACGCGGAGGGCGGGGGCCCCGTCCCGTCCGGCCTGGTCACCGTGGAGATCAGAGCCAGAGGCTGCACGCCGGTCCCggcggagggggcggggcccgaGGCGGAGGCcgcgccccccgcccccgtgagccccgcccctcccccgcaCACAGACTCCAGGGGGCCGGCGGAGGGGGGCGCCTGCGATACGGACAGGGACACTAagacagaggagggggaggactcCCGAACCGCCCACgacccccagcccagcccctccTGA